In Synechocystis sp. PCC 6714, the following are encoded in one genomic region:
- the ppsA gene encoding pyruvate, water dikinase, with translation MVSSIIEKASVSNKETALILWFEEVGTHDVGLVGGKNSSLGEMIQELTSKGVNVPSGFATTAYAYRHFIEEAGLEEKLRKLFADLDVNNMANLQERGYLARQLILDTPFPSDLQMAIAEAYGAMCERYGQKMGGTGVDVAVRSSATAEDLPEASFAGQQETYLNVHSLSCLLESCHKCFASLFTDRAISYRHHNGFDHFAVALSVGVQKMVRSDLATSGVMFSIDTETGFKNAALITAAYGLGENVVQGAVNPDEYFVFKPTLKEGFKPILEKRLGSKTIKMVYDVGGSKLTKNVEVAEPEREKYCIDDDEILQLARWACIIEDHYSAVREVYTPMDIEWAKDGQTGQLFIVQARPETVQSQKSANVIKTYELKEHSKILATGRSVGAAIGQGKAQVIRNVSQINQFRPGEVLITNRTDPDWEPIMKQASAIVTNQGGKTCHAAIIAREMGIPAIVGCGDATDSIKTGQEVTVCCSEGDAGTVYSGILEYEIHETKLDNIPRTKTQILMNVGNPEQAFGFASYPADGVGLARLEFIIANHIKAHPLALMKFDELKDPVAKAEIAELTKLYAGDRPRFFVDKLAHGIAMIAAAFYPKPVVVRMSDFKSNEYANLLGGRQFEPKEENPMIGWRGASRYYDPHYREAYALECQALKRVRDEMGLTNVIPMIPFCRTPDEGRRVIAEMAKHGLKQGENGLEIYVMCELPSNVILADEFSQVFDGFSIGSNDLTQLTLGLDRDSSLVAHLFDERNQGVKRMVKMAIETAKANGRKIGICGQAPSDYPEFAEFLVELGIDSISLNPDSVLKTVLRIAEVEKAMDSEP, from the coding sequence ATGGTAAGTTCAATCATCGAAAAAGCCTCTGTGAGTAACAAAGAAACCGCCTTGATTCTCTGGTTTGAAGAGGTGGGGACCCATGATGTGGGACTGGTGGGGGGCAAAAATTCTTCCTTAGGGGAAATGATTCAAGAGTTAACCAGTAAGGGGGTGAATGTACCTTCTGGTTTTGCCACCACGGCCTACGCTTACCGTCATTTTATCGAAGAAGCTGGTCTAGAGGAAAAACTGCGGAAGCTCTTTGCAGACCTAGATGTCAATAACATGGCTAATTTGCAGGAACGGGGATATTTAGCCCGACAGCTGATATTAGATACTCCCTTTCCCTCTGATTTACAGATGGCGATCGCCGAAGCCTATGGTGCCATGTGTGAACGCTATGGCCAAAAAATGGGTGGTACAGGGGTGGATGTGGCGGTGCGCTCCAGTGCTACGGCGGAGGATTTACCGGAAGCTAGTTTTGCCGGGCAACAGGAAACATACCTCAATGTTCATAGTCTTTCCTGCCTGCTGGAATCCTGCCATAAATGTTTTGCTTCGCTGTTCACGGACCGGGCCATTTCCTATCGTCATCACAACGGTTTTGATCACTTTGCCGTTGCTTTATCGGTGGGTGTACAAAAAATGGTGCGTTCTGACCTGGCCACTTCTGGGGTAATGTTCTCCATCGATACGGAAACGGGTTTCAAAAATGCGGCTCTGATTACCGCCGCCTATGGCTTGGGGGAAAATGTGGTGCAGGGGGCCGTCAACCCCGATGAATACTTCGTCTTCAAGCCCACTTTAAAAGAGGGTTTCAAGCCTATTTTAGAAAAACGTCTGGGTAGTAAAACCATCAAAATGGTCTACGATGTGGGCGGTTCTAAACTGACAAAAAATGTGGAAGTGGCCGAACCGGAACGGGAAAAATATTGCATCGATGATGATGAAATTCTGCAATTAGCCCGCTGGGCCTGCATCATTGAGGATCATTATTCCGCCGTGCGGGAGGTTTATACTCCCATGGACATTGAGTGGGCTAAGGATGGGCAAACCGGGCAATTATTCATTGTCCAAGCCCGGCCGGAAACGGTGCAATCCCAAAAATCCGCCAATGTGATTAAAACCTATGAGCTAAAAGAGCACAGCAAAATTTTGGCCACAGGCCGCAGTGTGGGGGCGGCGATCGGCCAGGGTAAAGCCCAGGTAATTCGTAATGTGTCCCAAATTAATCAGTTTCGTCCCGGCGAGGTCTTGATCACCAACCGCACTGACCCTGATTGGGAGCCGATCATGAAACAGGCTTCGGCGATCGTTACTAACCAGGGGGGCAAAACCTGTCATGCCGCCATCATTGCTCGGGAAATGGGGATTCCGGCGATCGTCGGTTGTGGGGATGCCACCGATAGCATTAAAACTGGCCAGGAAGTAACTGTATGTTGTTCGGAAGGGGATGCAGGCACTGTTTACAGCGGCATTTTAGAATATGAAATTCATGAAACTAAACTCGACAATATCCCCCGCACCAAAACTCAAATTTTGATGAATGTGGGTAATCCGGAACAGGCCTTCGGTTTTGCCAGTTATCCCGCCGATGGCGTGGGTCTGGCCCGTTTGGAATTTATCATTGCCAATCATATCAAGGCCCATCCCCTGGCCCTGATGAAATTCGACGAGCTAAAGGATCCCGTTGCCAAAGCCGAAATTGCTGAGTTAACCAAACTCTACGCCGGCGATCGCCCTCGGTTCTTTGTCGACAAATTGGCCCATGGCATTGCCATGATTGCGGCGGCGTTTTACCCCAAACCTGTGGTGGTGCGGATGTCGGATTTTAAATCCAACGAATACGCTAACCTGCTCGGTGGCCGCCAGTTTGAACCGAAGGAAGAAAACCCCATGATCGGCTGGCGGGGCGCTTCCCGTTACTACGATCCCCATTACCGAGAAGCCTATGCTTTGGAATGCCAAGCTCTGAAACGGGTACGGGACGAAATGGGTTTAACCAACGTCATTCCCATGATTCCCTTCTGTCGTACCCCCGATGAAGGTCGCAGGGTAATTGCGGAAATGGCGAAACATGGCCTGAAACAAGGGGAAAACGGCCTAGAAATTTACGTCATGTGTGAGTTGCCCAGTAACGTCATTCTGGCCGATGAATTTAGCCAGGTATTTGACGGCTTCTCCATTGGCTCCAATGATTTAACCCAATTAACTTTAGGTTTAGACCGGGATTCATCCCTCGTTGCCCATCTGTTTGATGAACGTAATCAAGGGGTCAAACGCATGGTCAAAATGGCCATTGAAACGGCAAAAGCTAACGGCCGTAAAATTGGCATCTGTGGCCAAGCCCCCTCGGATTATCCTGAATTTGCCGAATTTTTAGTGGAATTGGGTATTGATTCCATCAGCCTGAATCCCGATTCCGTACTTAAAACTGTTTTACGCATTGCGGAGGTGGAAAAAGCAATGGACAGTGAACCATAG
- the polA gene encoding DNA polymerase I, translating to MFMSAESPLLLLVDGHSLAFRAYYAFGLSKKGPLRTTAGIPTSVCFGFLNSLIQVMESQKPAAIAIAFDRREPTFRHEADVAYKSNRQETPEDFAEDLSYLQQLLEALNLQTITYAGYEADDILGTLAHQGSDAGYRVKILSGDRDLFQLVSPEKNTSVLYLTRNPFSSNTGYDELDWPGVMEKMGVTPAQIVDFKALCGDKSDCIPGINGIGEKTAIKLLAEYETLEGVYENLEQIKGALKTKLANGKDDALHSQMLARIVIDVPLEATWEDLQLTGFSTDRLVPLLEKLELRTFIDKIPAFHRAFGGNQGPIPAGNEAKNEEPKKTVKAKKSREKVNPDDSQQLSLFDGVPVVNQEDGLITIQLPEQIQPQIITTIVQLEALAKELKQHTDANFPVAWDTETDNLDPLIANLVGIGCAWGQQPDQVAYIPLGHHQGEQLSLGIVKNFVGEILANSAYPKVLQNTKFDRRVLAHHGMELGGVVLDTMLASYVLQPEETHNLTDLCRRYNLGLVALSYKDLGLRKDQTIADLPVETAGQYCGLDCYATYLLAEKLQKELDNYPELAKILGEIEQPLEKILAGMEDHGIRIDCDYLQTLSEQLAKNLLTIETTAYAAAGESFNLSSPKQLGSILFEKLGLDRKKSRKTKTGYSTDHATLEKLQGDHPIIDAILEHRTLAKLKSTYVDALPELVNPHTQRIHTDFNQAVTSTGRLSSSNPNLQNIPIRSDFSRQIRRAFLPQQDWLLVSADYSQIELRILAHLSQEPVLLQAYGDRQDVHTVTAKLLFGKEDITPAERNLGKTINFGVIYGMGAQRFARETGISAVEGREFIDRYHRTYPQVFDYLETMKLEAIANGYVTTIVGRRRYFNFVTEALRQLRGKTVTELDLVDLKMNYNDAQLLRSAANAPIQGSSADIIKIAMVKLAKLLESYQTRMLLQVHDELIFEMPPEEWEELAPLIQNTMEQAITLSVPLVVEMHRGKNWMEAK from the coding sequence CTGTTTATGTCTGCTGAATCCCCTTTGTTATTACTGGTTGATGGCCATTCCTTGGCATTTCGTGCGTACTATGCTTTTGGTTTGTCAAAAAAGGGTCCTCTGCGGACAACGGCGGGCATTCCCACCAGTGTATGTTTTGGTTTTTTAAACTCCTTGATACAGGTGATGGAATCCCAAAAACCAGCGGCGATCGCCATTGCCTTTGACCGCCGGGAACCAACTTTTCGCCATGAAGCCGACGTGGCTTATAAGTCTAACCGTCAGGAAACACCGGAGGATTTTGCGGAAGATTTAAGCTACCTCCAGCAATTGTTAGAGGCCCTTAATTTACAAACCATCACCTATGCAGGCTATGAAGCCGACGACATTTTAGGCACCTTAGCCCACCAGGGTAGTGATGCCGGCTATCGGGTCAAAATTCTCAGTGGCGATCGGGATCTATTTCAATTGGTTAGCCCGGAAAAAAATACTTCTGTCTTATATCTAACCCGTAATCCCTTTTCTAGTAACACCGGCTATGACGAATTAGATTGGCCGGGGGTGATGGAGAAAATGGGAGTGACCCCCGCCCAAATTGTCGATTTTAAAGCCCTGTGTGGGGATAAATCCGATTGCATCCCAGGGATTAATGGCATTGGCGAAAAAACCGCCATCAAGCTTTTAGCTGAATACGAAACCCTAGAGGGGGTGTATGAAAACCTAGAACAAATTAAAGGGGCGCTGAAAACCAAATTGGCTAACGGCAAAGATGATGCGCTCCATTCCCAAATGTTAGCCCGCATTGTTATTGATGTTCCCCTGGAAGCAACCTGGGAAGATTTGCAATTAACAGGATTTTCCACCGATCGCCTGGTGCCCCTGTTAGAAAAATTGGAACTCCGAACTTTTATTGACAAAATTCCAGCCTTCCACCGCGCCTTTGGTGGTAATCAAGGTCCAATACCAGCGGGCAATGAAGCTAAAAATGAAGAACCAAAGAAAACTGTTAAGGCAAAAAAAAGCAGAGAAAAAGTCAATCCGGACGATTCCCAGCAATTATCTTTGTTTGATGGCGTGCCTGTGGTTAATCAGGAAGATGGTTTAATTACTATTCAATTACCAGAACAGATTCAACCCCAAATTATCACCACCATTGTCCAACTCGAAGCCTTGGCTAAGGAATTAAAACAACATACTGATGCCAACTTTCCCGTTGCTTGGGACACAGAAACCGACAATTTAGATCCGCTGATTGCGAACTTAGTGGGCATTGGTTGTGCTTGGGGTCAACAGCCCGATCAAGTGGCCTATATTCCCCTGGGGCACCATCAGGGGGAACAGTTATCCCTCGGCATAGTTAAAAATTTTGTAGGGGAAATTCTGGCCAATTCTGCCTATCCCAAAGTCCTACAAAATACCAAATTTGATCGACGGGTTTTGGCCCACCACGGCATGGAGTTGGGGGGGGTAGTGTTGGATACTATGCTAGCTAGTTATGTGCTCCAACCGGAGGAAACCCATAATTTAACCGATCTTTGCCGTCGCTATAACCTCGGTTTAGTGGCCCTGAGTTATAAAGATTTGGGCTTAAGAAAAGACCAGACCATTGCGGATTTACCAGTGGAAACAGCGGGGCAATACTGTGGCTTAGATTGCTATGCTACCTATTTACTAGCAGAAAAATTACAAAAGGAATTAGATAATTATCCTGAGCTGGCAAAGATTCTTGGGGAAATTGAACAGCCCTTAGAAAAGATTTTGGCTGGGATGGAAGATCATGGCATTCGCATCGATTGTGATTATCTACAAACCCTATCGGAGCAATTGGCAAAAAATTTGCTCACCATTGAAACCACAGCCTATGCAGCGGCGGGGGAAAGTTTTAATCTCAGTTCCCCCAAACAATTGGGCAGTATTTTGTTCGAGAAATTAGGCCTAGACCGAAAAAAATCCCGTAAAACTAAAACTGGTTACTCCACCGACCACGCCACCCTGGAGAAACTTCAGGGAGACCATCCTATTATTGATGCCATTTTAGAACATCGTACCCTAGCGAAATTAAAGTCCACCTATGTGGATGCTTTACCAGAATTAGTTAATCCCCACACCCAGAGAATTCACACGGATTTTAACCAGGCTGTCACTTCCACTGGGCGGCTCTCTTCTTCTAATCCTAATTTACAAAATATCCCCATTCGTTCCGATTTTTCCCGACAGATTCGGCGGGCTTTTTTACCCCAACAAGATTGGCTTTTGGTGTCGGCGGATTATTCCCAAATTGAGTTACGTATCCTCGCCCATCTCTCCCAAGAACCGGTATTACTACAGGCCTATGGCGATCGCCAAGATGTTCATACGGTGACGGCTAAATTACTATTTGGCAAAGAGGACATTACCCCAGCGGAAAGAAATCTCGGTAAAACGATTAATTTTGGGGTGATTTATGGCATGGGCGCCCAACGCTTTGCCAGGGAAACGGGAATTTCTGCGGTGGAAGGTAGGGAATTTATTGACCGTTACCATCGCACCTATCCCCAGGTCTTTGATTACCTGGAAACTATGAAGCTAGAGGCGATCGCCAATGGTTATGTCACCACCATTGTAGGCCGGAGACGTTACTTTAATTTTGTTACTGAGGCCCTCAGACAACTGAGGGGAAAGACCGTGACGGAGCTGGATTTGGTTGACCTGAAAATGAATTATAACGATGCCCAACTGCTACGCTCAGCGGCCAATGCCCCCATCCAAGGTTCCAGTGCCGATATTATTAAAATTGCGATGGTTAAGCTGGCTAAGCTCTTGGAAAGTTATCAAACCCGGATGTTATTGCAAGTACATGACGAACTAATTTTTGAAATGCCGCCGGAGGAATGGGAAGAATTAGCTCCCTTAATCCAAAACACCATGGAGCAGGCAATAACCTTATCAGTGCCGTTGGTGGTGGAAATGCATCGAGGTAAAAACTGGATGGAAGCTAAATAG
- a CDS encoding carbohydrate porin, which yields MVSKFVFHNPSDGWRKLISKLICSVAISPSLIFGLQPIVLAESGQNKQSQLLDLIQEDVVNDDKQQQQLELFFDPQSDFKITKDIEGDRLTPITIATGKNWLANNPNYDNLTGTNYRTPTKIVNSNHPKEEAEKSHSQLQTMAGISGNPAASNMLVGTGDLGRWLGLDENSPFRLGGVFMGNVSQQISGGNQPGSTDFNGALILGLGIDLEKAVGWKNAFFEVEGLQYNGQPVNFAAGSVQGYNSVEAGPPLNRTELYQLWLNQTFLDNRLSFRVGKLIPSMNFGYVGRPFVTQTNPQLFTSTTGLIYTPAFVGPAMLGFIPGYYNSAFGLYGSWKSWGGPGDNPATPNGWYAQAGIYDGRGAQGVQTGLVWPNFSGPLFKVAEVGGTWTPYADAPEIGWGSVAVGGWRQSGPLTAPGGAFETQTGGIYGYLVQKLGKFRDSEDQNGIVGFVQGGWNSSNTALIHSSLGFGLTFIAPFGDRPLDSYGFGFSWARLNANPLAGYGFNSYETMVQFYAQYHLVGNLFIQPVLTVLPTPGSVGASGPSVSGTVQLTFPF from the coding sequence ATGGTTTCTAAATTTGTTTTTCACAACCCCAGCGATGGTTGGCGAAAATTAATCTCAAAATTGATATGCAGTGTTGCTATTTCACCCAGTTTAATTTTCGGTTTACAGCCAATAGTTTTAGCTGAATCTGGACAAAATAAGCAGAGTCAATTACTGGATTTGATCCAAGAAGATGTTGTTAATGATGATAAACAACAGCAACAATTAGAACTATTCTTCGATCCGCAATCCGATTTTAAAATAACTAAAGATATTGAAGGTGATCGCCTCACACCTATAACCATAGCAACGGGAAAAAATTGGTTAGCAAATAATCCTAACTATGACAACTTAACAGGAACGAATTACAGAACTCCTACAAAAATAGTTAACTCTAACCACCCAAAGGAAGAAGCAGAAAAAAGCCATTCCCAGCTACAAACCATGGCTGGCATCAGCGGGAACCCTGCCGCATCGAATATGTTAGTAGGCACTGGAGATTTAGGTCGTTGGTTAGGACTAGACGAAAATAGTCCCTTTCGCCTAGGCGGTGTTTTCATGGGCAACGTCAGCCAACAAATTTCCGGCGGCAATCAGCCGGGTTCCACCGATTTTAATGGGGCATTAATTTTGGGGTTGGGGATAGATTTAGAAAAGGCAGTAGGTTGGAAAAACGCCTTTTTTGAAGTGGAAGGTTTGCAATATAACGGCCAACCGGTGAACTTTGCAGCGGGTTCTGTCCAAGGCTATAACTCCGTTGAAGCTGGCCCCCCATTAAATCGAACAGAATTGTACCAACTCTGGCTCAATCAAACCTTTCTCGATAATCGCCTTTCTTTTCGGGTGGGTAAGCTAATTCCTTCGATGAATTTTGGCTATGTAGGAAGGCCCTTTGTGACCCAAACGAATCCACAACTGTTTACCTCCACCACGGGGCTAATCTATACTCCTGCATTTGTGGGTCCGGCCATGTTGGGCTTTATTCCCGGCTATTACAATTCGGCCTTTGGTTTGTACGGCAGTTGGAAATCCTGGGGCGGCCCCGGTGACAATCCTGCTACCCCCAATGGTTGGTACGCCCAGGCGGGAATTTATGACGGTAGGGGAGCCCAAGGGGTACAGACAGGGTTGGTGTGGCCAAACTTTTCTGGCCCCCTATTCAAAGTGGCGGAGGTGGGGGGAACCTGGACTCCCTACGCTGATGCACCGGAAATTGGTTGGGGCAGTGTGGCGGTGGGGGGATGGCGGCAGAGTGGCCCGCTAACGGCTCCTGGGGGAGCGTTTGAAACTCAAACAGGGGGCATCTATGGTTACCTAGTCCAAAAACTGGGTAAATTCCGGGATAGTGAAGACCAAAATGGCATTGTTGGTTTTGTCCAGGGAGGTTGGAACAGTTCCAACACAGCTTTAATACACAGTTCTTTGGGCTTTGGTTTAACTTTCATTGCGCCTTTTGGAGATCGCCCGTTGGATAGCTATGGTTTTGGCTTTTCCTGGGCCAGGTTAAATGCTAATCCCTTAGCAGGCTACGGTTTTAATAGTTACGAAACCATGGTGCAGTTCTATGCTCAGTACCATCTAGTGGGTAATTTGTTCATCCAACCGGTGCTGACGGTGTTACCAACTCCCGGCAGTGTAGGGGCCAGCGGCCCCAGTGTGAGCGGTACGGTGCAACTTACTTTTCCCTTCTAA
- the pdhA gene encoding pyruvate dehydrogenase (acetyl-transferring) E1 component subunit alpha has translation MVSERILPELNTAEISLDRETALVLYEDMVLGRFFEDKCAEMYYRGKMFGFVHLYNGQEAVSSGVIKAMRQDEDYVCSTYRDHVHALSAGVPAREVMAELFGKETGCSRGRGGSMHLFSAAHNLLGGFAFIGEGIPVALGAAFQTKYRREVLKDDSFDQVTACFFGDGTTNNGQFFECLNMAALWKLPILFVVENNKWAIGMAHERATSQPEIYKKASVFNMAGVEVDGMDVVAVHKVATEAVARARAGEGPTLIEALTYRFRGHSLADPDELRSAEEKQFWAARDPIKKFGAFMTEHELASNEELKAIEKRIQGVIDDALTFAESSPEPNPEDLRKYIFAD, from the coding sequence ATGGTCTCAGAACGCATTTTGCCCGAATTGAACACTGCGGAAATTTCCCTGGACCGAGAAACGGCCCTAGTTCTTTACGAAGACATGGTCCTGGGTCGCTTCTTTGAGGACAAATGCGCTGAAATGTATTACCGGGGCAAAATGTTTGGGTTTGTCCATCTCTACAACGGCCAGGAAGCAGTTTCCTCCGGGGTAATCAAGGCCATGCGTCAGGACGAGGACTACGTTTGTAGCACCTACCGGGACCACGTCCATGCCCTCAGTGCTGGGGTGCCTGCCCGGGAAGTGATGGCGGAGTTATTTGGTAAGGAAACCGGCTGTAGCCGAGGCCGGGGGGGGTCCATGCACCTATTTTCCGCCGCCCATAACCTCCTGGGGGGATTTGCCTTCATTGGGGAAGGTATCCCTGTGGCCCTGGGGGCCGCCTTCCAAACCAAGTACCGCCGGGAAGTTTTAAAAGATGACAGTTTTGATCAAGTGACGGCCTGCTTTTTCGGAGATGGCACCACCAATAACGGCCAGTTTTTTGAATGTTTGAACATGGCCGCCCTGTGGAAATTACCCATCCTCTTTGTGGTGGAAAATAACAAATGGGCGATCGGCATGGCCCACGAGCGGGCTACCTCCCAACCGGAAATTTACAAAAAAGCCAGCGTGTTCAACATGGCCGGGGTGGAAGTGGACGGCATGGATGTGGTGGCGGTACATAAGGTAGCTACGGAAGCGGTGGCTAGGGCTAGGGCCGGGGAAGGGCCGACATTGATTGAGGCCTTAACCTATCGTTTCCGGGGCCACTCCTTGGCAGACCCCGATGAACTCCGTTCCGCTGAAGAAAAACAATTTTGGGCCGCCCGGGACCCGATTAAAAAGTTTGGCGCTTTCATGACAGAACACGAGTTGGCCAGCAATGAAGAGTTGAAGGCGATCGAAAAACGGATTCAAGGGGTCATTGATGATGCGTTGACCTTTGCCGAGTCCAGCCCCGAACCGAATCCCGAGGATCTAAGAAAATACATTTTTGCTGATTAG
- a CDS encoding MFS transporter — translation MESKLLNVNQGFGPVLRNSRFLFLWVGQIFSQLADKFYLVLMIALIANHYQGENQSISGWVSAIMIANTIPAVLFGSLAGVYVDRWQKKQVLVVTNFCRGILILLLPFLLWFGDRQNINLPVGWLPNFLRRWQTEEHQYFALPLGFVILLGVTFAVSTLTQFFAPAEQSATPLVVRRRNLLAANSLTTLTMMGVLIIGFAIGEPLLSLADNLFPQAGDVGPVLVVAGCYLVAGFVLLMLKTGEKKFDPDLVHPHVLSDIKDGIRYLQENHRVRNALIQLLILFSIFAALSVLAVSMAAHLPGLKASQFGFLLAFGGLGMAIGAVSIGYIGQRFSPTELALWGSLGMGVCLTGLALFDHSLVLTFITITIMGFFAAMVGVPMQTLMQVETDPEFHGKVFGLENNANNIALSLPLALAGVAESLFGLTPVLLFLAAAAIAGGLLSWYINENSPSVTPRKAKGSSS, via the coding sequence ATGGAATCCAAGTTGCTGAATGTAAATCAAGGCTTTGGCCCGGTTTTAAGAAATTCCCGCTTTTTGTTCCTCTGGGTTGGCCAAATTTTTTCCCAGTTGGCAGATAAATTTTATCTGGTTTTGATGATTGCCTTAATTGCCAACCATTACCAGGGAGAAAATCAGTCCATCAGCGGTTGGGTGTCGGCCATTATGATTGCTAACACTATTCCGGCGGTGCTATTTGGTTCCCTGGCGGGGGTCTACGTTGACCGTTGGCAAAAAAAACAAGTGTTGGTGGTCACTAATTTTTGCCGGGGCATTTTGATTTTGCTCCTGCCATTTCTACTCTGGTTCGGCGATCGCCAGAATATCAACCTTCCGGTGGGATGGTTGCCTAATTTTCTGCGCCGTTGGCAAACGGAGGAACATCAATATTTTGCCCTACCGTTGGGGTTTGTCATTCTGCTGGGGGTCACCTTTGCGGTGTCCACCCTGACCCAATTTTTTGCTCCGGCGGAACAATCGGCTACGCCCCTGGTGGTGCGGCGGCGGAACCTGTTAGCGGCCAATTCCCTCACCACTCTCACCATGATGGGGGTATTGATTATTGGTTTTGCCATTGGAGAACCCCTGTTGAGCTTGGCGGATAATCTCTTTCCCCAGGCGGGGGACGTGGGGCCGGTGTTGGTGGTGGCGGGCTGTTACCTGGTGGCAGGTTTCGTATTGCTAATGCTGAAAACGGGGGAAAAAAAGTTTGATCCGGATTTAGTCCATCCCCATGTGCTGAGTGACATTAAAGACGGCATCCGCTATTTGCAGGAAAATCATCGGGTACGCAATGCCCTAATCCAGTTATTAATTCTTTTTTCCATTTTTGCCGCTCTGTCAGTATTGGCGGTGAGTATGGCCGCCCATCTGCCGGGGTTAAAGGCTTCCCAGTTTGGTTTTTTGCTGGCCTTTGGCGGTTTAGGCATGGCGATCGGGGCGGTGAGCATTGGCTACATTGGTCAGCGATTTTCCCCCACGGAATTGGCCCTCTGGGGGTCTTTGGGCATGGGGGTTTGTCTGACGGGTTTAGCCCTGTTTGACCACAGTTTGGTACTAACTTTTATTACCATCACCATCATGGGATTTTTCGCCGCCATGGTGGGGGTGCCGATGCAAACGTTGATGCAGGTGGAAACAGATCCGGAATTCCACGGTAAGGTGTTCGGCTTGGAAAATAATGCTAATAATATTGCCCTGTCGTTGCCCTTAGCTCTGGCCGGGGTGGCGGAAAGTTTATTCGGTCTAACCCCAGTGTTGTTATTCTTGGCGGCGGCGGCGATCGCCGGAGGGTTGCTGAGTTGGTACATCAATGAAAATAGTCCTTCTGTGACCCCCCGTAAGGCCAAGGGCTCTTCAAGCTAG
- the xth gene encoding exodeoxyribonuclease III produces MDIASWNVNSVRSRQQHILDWLGTNPVDVLCLQETKVVDEDFPRQPFEQVGYHCYISGQKSYNGVAIISREPLQNGQIGFASLVGPDLTGDLDEQKRVISGVYGGLRIVNLYVPNGSAPDTEKYLYKLRWLKLLQIYLEQLRRSDTPEFLVCGDFNIAPEDRDIHDPKGRENHIMATPVERQALKDVLAIAELQDGFRKFTEETGHYSWWDYRTRGFSRDRGWRIDHHYLTPKLYAQAQKCWIDKEPRGWEKPSDHAPVVVTINNQ; encoded by the coding sequence ATGGACATCGCCAGTTGGAACGTTAACTCTGTCCGCAGTCGTCAGCAACATATCCTTGATTGGTTGGGCACAAATCCCGTTGATGTGCTCTGTTTACAGGAAACAAAAGTGGTGGATGAGGATTTTCCCCGCCAACCGTTTGAGCAGGTGGGCTATCACTGCTACATTTCCGGACAAAAGTCCTATAACGGCGTGGCTATAATCAGTCGGGAGCCGTTGCAAAATGGACAAATTGGCTTCGCGTCTCTGGTGGGGCCAGATTTGACAGGGGATTTGGACGAACAAAAACGGGTAATCAGCGGCGTTTATGGTGGTCTGCGGATAGTTAATCTCTACGTGCCCAATGGTTCGGCCCCCGACACTGAAAAGTATTTGTACAAATTGCGGTGGTTAAAGTTACTACAAATCTACCTGGAGCAACTGCGCCGTAGTGACACTCCAGAATTCCTAGTCTGTGGTGATTTCAACATTGCCCCAGAAGACCGAGACATCCATGATCCCAAGGGCCGAGAAAACCATATTATGGCCACCCCCGTTGAACGCCAAGCCTTAAAAGATGTGTTGGCGATCGCCGAGTTGCAGGACGGGTTTCGCAAATTTACCGAGGAAACAGGCCATTACAGTTGGTGGGATTATCGCACCAGGGGCTTTAGCCGCGATCGGGGTTGGCGCATTGACCACCATTATTTAACCCCCAAACTTTACGCCCAAGCCCAAAAGTGCTGGATAGACAAAGAACCGAGGGGTTGGGAAAAACCCAGTGACCATGCTCCAGTGGTGGTAACCATTAATAATCAATAA
- a CDS encoding DUF3750 domain-containing protein gives MAMEVQLRWAKIPFVGRWAVHYWYVIGDRHGQTLANVQRWEVWQRRELKPQSWGHLHRNLLAPQAGVGNGPSFLAQQWSGSLGDRLGEIILHSPHTYPHCYSYRYWPGPNSNTYAQWVLEQAAIDFDLGWRGVGRGYGKLIFPRFSHGHRQLER, from the coding sequence ATGGCCATGGAAGTGCAACTACGGTGGGCAAAGATTCCCTTCGTCGGTCGCTGGGCGGTGCATTATTGGTATGTGATCGGCGATCGCCATGGTCAAACCTTAGCCAATGTACAGCGATGGGAAGTGTGGCAACGGCGGGAGTTAAAGCCCCAGAGTTGGGGGCATTTGCACCGAAACTTGCTGGCGCCCCAGGCTGGGGTGGGCAATGGTCCTAGTTTTTTGGCCCAGCAATGGTCCGGTTCCCTTGGCGATCGCCTGGGGGAAATTATTCTCCACAGTCCCCACACCTATCCCCACTGTTATAGCTATCGTTACTGGCCAGGCCCCAATAGCAACACCTATGCCCAATGGGTGCTAGAGCAAGCAGCCATTGATTTTGATCTGGGCTGGCGGGGGGTAGGCCGGGGCTATGGCAAACTTATCTTTCCTCGTTTTTCCCATGGACATCGCCAGTTGGAACGTTAA